One Bacteroidota bacterium genomic window, AAGTACCCGTACCCATGTATATCAAAGTGCAGTGAACCGTGAGAATACACAAAAGCATATGCTGAATAGAATGATCGATTCGCTTTTCGGCGGGTCTTCAACGCAGCTTGTGCTACAGGCTTTGGGTGAAAACAAAGCAACACCTGAGGAATTAGAAAAAATTCAAAACCTTTTGAACAATATAAAAAGAAGCTAAGGCATGCCTTTTATCAGCCAATCTAACTTTCTGCAGGCACTCGGCTGGGCTGTGGTAAACAGTCTCTGGCAGATGGCTTTGCTCTGGCTGATCTATAAATTCTTTATTACAATTGCTAAACCTGGCAGTGCTTTAAAATCCAAATCAGCATTTATTGTTTTACTCACTGGTACTGCATGGTCTGTTTTTAGTTTTATAAAAGCATTTATCTCTCCTTCAACTGAAACACTATTTACCTGGAATAATATCAGCTATTCATTAAATGATACGCTGACCTCAATTCTTCCTTTTGCATCTATCTTATATCTTTTATTGCTGGCGATACCTGTAGTTCGTTTTATAATCAGCCTGCGGCAGGTAATGCATCTCAGAACAAAAAAGATCAAAAAGATAGAAATAGAATGGCGTTTGTTTGTGAAAAAGATGTCAGCCTATCTTGATATCCGTAAACCAGTACAGGTATGGATATCAGAAACTATCAGCACTCCTGTAACTGTAGGATTTCTGAAGCCTGTAATATTGGTACCGCTTGCTGCAGTGAACCAACTGAATACTCAACAAATGGAAGCAGTATTGTTGCATGAACTGGCCCATATCAAACGTTACGATTACTTAGTAAATATTATTACTGTTATCATTAAAACCATTTTTTACTTCAATCCATTTACCCGCAACCTTGCCAATGTAATAGAAGAGGAAAGAGAAAAAAGCTGTGATGAATGGGTGTTGCAATACCAGTATGATGCCTATGCTTATTCAACAGCACTTCTTGCATTGGAACAAATGAAAAGGCATTCACTTCAATTAGCATTGGCTGCAGCATCTAACAGGGAGCTTTTGCTGGAACGTGTAAAGAAAATAATGGGTATCCCCTCCTCTCCTGTTTATTCTGTAAAAAATAACTTGAAATGGATCTCAGGTCTTGTTGGTTCCGCATTGATATTTATGCTGCTATTCACTAACTCATTTTCTGAAAAGCAATCTACTCTGAAAAATGAAAATTCTTTAGCTTATGCTTTTGAGAATTCATCTGCTAACCCTGAATTGGATCTGAGTTTTATCAACCGGAAACAAAAAACCTCATCTCCCCATTCAGTAAGAACGATAAATGGCAAAATAAACGACGAAGAAGCAAAAGGAAATTATTTACCTGCTGAAGAAATGAACAGATACTTTACGCAGGCAAACTTTATGGAAGCTGAAGGCACACCGGTGCTTGATGAAAAAGATGAAGAGCAGGTAAAAGAAGCGATGGATGCATCGAAGAAAATTATAAAAGAGGTTAAGCTAAACGAATTAGAAGCATTCGCTGCCGATGCCCTTACAACAAAGGAAAAACAAGGGCTTAAACTCTATTACGAAGAAGAACTTGACAAAGTGAACTGGGATAAGATGGAAGAGAAATTACGGACATCTTACAACAAGATAGACTGGCCACAGGTAAATCAAAAGATCGGTGTTGAGTTGAAAAAAATAAGACTTGATAGTTTTATCACTGTATATAATGTTGCTCTCAGCAATATAAAGATCGCAAAGCAGGAGTTACAGGATCAACATCTAAAAGGAATTCCTGATTCTCATATTACAATTTGCGCATTGGATTCGGCCAGGAAAGTGATGGAAGAATCATTAAATCAATTGAAAGCAGTAAAAGAGAAGAAGATCATCAAACTCTAATTGTCACCACAAACACCTGGGACATTTTTCACTGTATTTATTACCGATAATAAAACCAATGACCAATTCATGTGTGCCATTGCTGTAAGTATCTATTTCAGTTTTCGTAAAATCATAAGCGTAACCCACATTGAAAGTATTACCAACATTTAATCCTGCCATCGCTGCATATCCATCAAACTGGCGATAGCTGCCACCCAACCACATTAGATCACGGTACTGCATCTTCAGGTTGATCTCAGCCTGGTAATTATTTTTAAAGGCGCCATTTATATACTTGACCATTATTGAAGGAACTGCATTTACATCAGGCCCCATCAGGAAACGATAACCAGCCGTAAAGAATGTATGAGGTATCAACTTTCCTGTTGTCTGCATAGTAGCATCATCGACAAATGCAAGCTTCTGTGGTATTATCTGCTGTGCTGATAAGCCAATAAAATAATTGGACGAATACAACCAGAGACCAAATCCAATATCTGGTTTAATTTTCCCTATTTCGCTGTTTGCATTCCCAATAGCAGGGTCTGATGCACCATTGCCAAAATCCGCTTTGCTTGCATCAAAAGTTATATTCGTAATGCCAGCTGAAAAGCCAGCCGATAAATTCGTTTTAGGACTTAAGCCTAAATGATACGCATAGGTTGCATAACTGGTAAAGCGGTTAAAATTCCCGGTCTTATCATTTACAATAGTTAGTCCAACCCCATGATGCGGCGCAGCAGCTTCATAAGTTTCCCAATATGCCTGGCCCCGTGGATTTACACCCGGTATATCATATGAAGTAGCATTTGTTCTCAGATCTTTTTTACCCAAAGCCGTATGCACAGTCATATAAGCTGTTTGCGGCGCACCACTAAAACCTACCCATTGATCCCTGCCGCTTATTTTTAGATCGGTATAGTTTTCAATTCCGCTTAATGCAGGATTTAAAATATAATTATTGAGAATGTATTGGGTATAATGTGGACGCTGTTGTGCAACCGCAGCACAAACAGAATTTAAAAGCAACAATATGAGCAATACTTTTTTCATTTTCACTAACGAATTATATCAACGTAACCTGTAAGTGGTTTACGCCCATTTTTAGGATTAATAATATAATAGTATGTACCGACAGGTGCATCTCTTCCATTTATCTTGCCATCCCAAGGTACAGGATAATTAACTGTATGATAAACCAGTTGTCCGTAACGATTATAAACATCGATCACACATCCAGGATAAGATTCAAGAAACGTGATATCCCATTTATCATGTGTGCCATCGCCATTGGGTGAAAACGCATTCGGCACAACAGGTGCTTTTAATACTTTCACAAATACATCATCGGTATCAAAACATCCCTGGTCTGTTGTTACTTTCAATGTATAAGTAATATCATCCAATGGATTTTGAACAATTGCGTTTGCAATATTTGCACTGCTTAGATAAGTTGTCGGCGTCCATGTATAACTTACCTGCATACCTGTAAACAGTGTAGGCGTCAATGTAACCACTCCTCCTTCCAATACAAACTTATCAGGTCCTGCATTTGCATTTGGTGAAGGATTCACAGTTATAGTTTGAGTAGCCGAATTAACGCAGGTATTGGTCCCAGTATAAGTATAAGTAATTGTATGCGGCCCCGGACCAGCGGCAGCAGGATCAAAAGAGCCACCAGAAGTAACACCTGTACCAGTGAAAACACCTGTACCTGGTAAACCGTTGGTAATTGTTGCCTGTGATATATTGAAAGAAGGAAGATTGTCACAAATTGCATTCACCGGATTAAACACAACTGTTGGTGTAGCGAGAACAGTTATTGTTTTTGTTGTTGTGTTTACACAATTAATTCCCGAATACACCACGTACCTTACTGTATATGTCTTTGTAAACGGTGTACCAAACTCCGGATAAGTATGCGTGTAGGTAGCACCGGAAACAGGATTGCTAGCAGTTGTTTTTATTGTTGGGTCGTTTGCAAAGTCCCAATAGATCTCAACCTTGATGAGATTTCCAAAATCAACCGTTGAGCCATCTGTTATAGTTACTGTTTTATTACTGCATAATATATTCGGATTACTTACGGCAAATCCTGCAACTGGAATTGAACCATTTACTGTAAAGGTTTGTGCTATGGTGTCTTTACATCCAGCGGCAGATGTGGAAACGAGGGTAGCAGTGTATACACCTACTACTGTATAACGATGTGAAGGGTTTTGAACTGTTGATGTATTAGGATTGCCTGCATTTGCATTAGGATCACCAAAGTTCCAATCCCAGCCTGTAATACTTCCTGCTGCTATACTACTTGTGTCAAGGAACGGAGCAAATGGATCGGTCAAACAAATCTCTGGAGCAACAAAGCCAGCTTTAGGCCGGTTATTGATCACAACATCTCTCATTAATACCGTGCTCACACAACCTTTATTTGTTTCTACCTGCAAGGTTGTAGGGTAAGTGCCTGCATTAGCATAAGTATGAGTAAATGGAGTTCCTGTTGTCAGTATAGATGTACTGCCATCTCCAAAATTCCATCTCCAGGTTGTAAGTACCCCTGCATTAGCATTTGATATATCTGTAAATGTAATGCCCCTTGTTTGACATAATGGAGCACTGGTATTATACGCAGGTATCGGCAGAGGATTTACAATAACAGTTCTTGTTGCGATCAATGCAACAGTTTGACATCCTTTATCTGTTCCTACTTTTAATGTTACAGTATATGAACCCGCAGCAGCATAAGTATGAGAAGGGTTTTGAACTGTTGATGTATTACCATCTCCAAAATCCCATTGCCATGAATTAACAGTTGCATTTGCCGCTGTACTCTGATCTGTGAATGATATTGAATTACCCAGGCAAACTTCAGGTAATGAGTTGAAGGCCGCTTGCGGCTCTGCGTAAACAGTATTAACCACTCTCACAGAATTATCAATACATCCATTGTTGGAAGTAGCAATTAATGTAACCGTGAAAGGTCCTGTTCCGGAATAATTATGTAATGGATTGGTTTGAGTGGATGTGTTGCCATCTCCAAAATTCCATGTATAAGTTATCTGTGCCCCTGTGCCATCACTGATCGTTGTAGTATTTACAAACTGTGCAGCGCCAACAGGCAAACAAATATTCGGAAAATTAAATGCTGCAACCGGTTTAGGGTTTACTGTAACTGATCTTGAACTTTGGTTGCTGCAACCTTTATCCGTAGTCACAGTTAAGTTCACCATATGTGGCCCCGCAATTACAGGCACATAAACAATGGATGCGTTATTACCACCAGCAGGAACAGTATTAACAGTCCATGAATATTGATTGATAACTCCTCCATTTGAAACAGATGTAGAATTCAGGCTCAGGTTTCCAAATTGACAAACCGGTGTTCCATTTGTAAAATTCACTGTTGGTAATGGTAACACAGTTATAATCTTTATCATTGTATCCGATCGGCAGCCTACGGCTGAATTGATCCACAGTTTTACTATATAATTACCGGGGCCTGCATAAGTATGGGTTGGGTTTTGCAATGTTGATGTGGATGCATCACCAAAATCCCAGAACCATTGAGTAACCGAACTTCCCGGGGCTGTACTTGCATTCGTGAAATCTGAAGTACCGCCAATACAACTTTCAATACTGTCAACAGTAAAGGAGGCTGTAGGTCTTGCAAAAATTGTATTTAAAATTCTTACAGAATCATCAGCGCATCCGTTATTAGAAATAGCAGTTAACGTAACTGTAAATGGCCCTGTTCCGGAATAATTATGTAATGGGTTGGGCTGAGTAGATGTATTACCATCTCCAAAATCCCAGTTATAAGTTAGTTGAGAGCCTGTACCATCGCTTATAACAGATGTATTGGTAAACTGAGCAGCGCCAACAGGTAAACAAATACCAGGGAAATTAAAACCAGCTACCGGGTTCACATTTATTACTACGGGCAATGAAAACAGCTGGCTTTGACAACCCGAACTAGTAACAACTCTTAATGTAACATTATAACTTCCTGCTGTTAGATAAGTATGTGCCTGGGGATTTCCATTAGTAGCATTTGCTGTATTGCCATCACCAAAATCCCAAAGCCATTGAGATAATACTCCTCCTGGCGGCACTGTAGAGGCATTGGTAAACGTAATCAATTTACCTACACATTTAGGCGCAGCTACTGTAAATCCTGCCACTGGTGGATTACTTATAGAAATTGGTTTCGAAACTGTATCAGATATACAACCAACATCAGTTATGATGGTATGTTTTACATTATATGTGCCTGCTGCGGAAAATGTATGTATCGGGTTTTGCAAAGTGCTTATAGCTCCCGCATCTGCAAAATCCCACCAATAGTTAGTGATCGGTCTGCTCTGTGTATTCAATGCACTATCACGGAATAGAACAGGATTTGTCAAACATCCATCTGTTGTGAAAGCAAATTCAGCTGTCGGATTTTCGAATACCTGCAGATCAAAATCTATTTCCTGCTGATTACCGCATCCATCGGGTGTTGGATTGGTGGCAACGATGCGAACAGGATAAGTACCTACAGTATTAATTGTATATGGAGTTGGTAATTTATATCGGTATAAAGTTTTGCCCGACACTACCCATGAAGAATCAAACATAGGACTGGGTATTGATACATTCGGAAACAACCCATTAAACTGCCAGATCAAACTTGTTGGCTGATACGGAAACACCATTGATAAAAAGAATGGCGAACTTTTGCATGCAGTAGGAAAACTTACAGTAGCATGCTGGTTCTGTACAGTGATGAACTGAAACAAATCTTTAATATTTGTACCAGCATTATAACCATATGATTCTGTAGGGCCATATCCGTATGCAATAGCATTAAAGCCGGAATCGGATTGTAAAGTATGCTGACCCGCAGTAACACCCTGTTTTAAATAAGAATATCCTGGTAACTGTGGATGTGGTTGTATTGTAACCGGCGAGACCGGCACTCCATCCAACCTCAAAGATGAAATTGCAGTACCTGTATTTGGAATGATCGCATTTATATAGTGTTGATTGATAGCAAAATTCGGAGTCGCATTCCACAATACTTTATTGATGTTTTGTTCTATCGGGCTTAAATAAATTACTTCAGGATCACCCTGGCCACTATTATTACAAGCACCCTGCGATGTTAGGTATTGAGCAACTGTTATAGGTTTATCAGCTTCAATGTAATTAGGTGATGATGTCGGACCTGCCTGGTAATAAAAATTATTAACCAGTCCGGTTAGGATACTCCCGTTTAATCTCACAACGGTTGTTGGATCCGAAACACAAACTCTGAAAAAATTATTAGGAGATGAGCCGCCTGTAGGGGCTGTTAAAAACCGCTTACCCCATGCAGTTTTTGGGAAAGCCTGAACCATATAATTGTCCGAAGAACTCGATGCGCCATTACAAGTAAGACTTATTCTCCCACTCCCAGAGAATACACCTATCCGCTTACAACCATTACCCACGTCAATACTCCTGATGGATGAACCCGTAAGATCAACACCACGAAAAGGATTAGTGTTAGTCAGCAATTGCCCCATCATATTGTAGGTCTGCCCTTGGGTCAAATTTACCGTGAAAGGCACCCCGGCTGGTTTTGTCAATGTATTGGCACTTGGTGTGATTTCAACAGTTGTTGTCCCAGTATCGCAGGCCACCACATAAAACCAACAGTTGGCTTGCCCGGTATTAGAAACATTATCGTAGTTGATAGAATAATATTCTTTTCCTAAAGTATTAGTTGGAAATAAAATCGTGGCACCAGAAACACTTGAATTATAAATATGGGCATAGGCTACAATTGGTTTATCTGCTACGATATGTATTCCTTTGTTTTCCGGAAGCCCGGTTTCATTAATTAACCTTGCATCCTGAGCTCCGAATTTTGGTAAAGCCGGAGTAGTAAAAACGGTATTAGCAGGAATATTAGAAAAGGTCTGAGTATATCCGTTTCCGGGTATAGAAACAGTTACTGTCGTAACCGCCTCTGTGGAGAAGTAAAGAACCATTTCCTGAACATTATTTGCCACCATCACCTGGTGATAACCATAAGCTACCCAAAAATCTTTCCCTTTATTTGAAAAGTCCTGAGCATGGCTTTTTTGGCCAATAGTTAAACAATAAACTAGGGTACAAAGCAGAGTTAAGCGTTTCATTATGTCCAGAGTTCCTTAAAGGTTGCTCAATTTAGAAAAAGAATTCCAGAATAATAAGTACCACGTACAATTCCGGAAAACGTGTGAATGAATTGTTTAGACGAGGCAATGAAAAAAAGCTTTTATAACATGACCAGGGCATTCAACAAATAGTCTACTGATCACATCAATCATTTAGCTATTTCCTCAATCTTATTCAGTTCCCAATTATAAAATCAAGATGGTACAAAATGAAGATAAACGATATCTTTTATTCTTTTACCCATTTATTAATTATCATAACCTATTATATTTTGATTTTCAATGAATAATAAGGCCGTTATGCTACATTGGCAGTTACTAATATAATGTGGGTGCTTTATCCACTAATTGTCTAAAATATTCAAATATTAAATAGGCGCTAAGTGCATCATATAATTTGATATTGTATTAATTATG contains:
- a CDS encoding BlaI/MecI/CopY family transcriptional regulator — translated: MSSTKFLKPTESELEILQVLWRNNIATVREVHEELSKTKDVGYTTTLKLMQIMNEKGLVKRDESTRTHVYQSAVNRENTQKHMLNRMIDSLFGGSSTQLVLQALGENKATPEELEKIQNLLNNIKRS
- a CDS encoding M56 family metallopeptidase encodes the protein MPFISQSNFLQALGWAVVNSLWQMALLWLIYKFFITIAKPGSALKSKSAFIVLLTGTAWSVFSFIKAFISPSTETLFTWNNISYSLNDTLTSILPFASILYLLLLAIPVVRFIISLRQVMHLRTKKIKKIEIEWRLFVKKMSAYLDIRKPVQVWISETISTPVTVGFLKPVILVPLAAVNQLNTQQMEAVLLHELAHIKRYDYLVNIITVIIKTIFYFNPFTRNLANVIEEEREKSCDEWVLQYQYDAYAYSTALLALEQMKRHSLQLALAAASNRELLLERVKKIMGIPSSPVYSVKNNLKWISGLVGSALIFMLLFTNSFSEKQSTLKNENSLAYAFENSSANPELDLSFINRKQKTSSPHSVRTINGKINDEEAKGNYLPAEEMNRYFTQANFMEAEGTPVLDEKDEEQVKEAMDASKKIIKEVKLNELEAFAADALTTKEKQGLKLYYEEELDKVNWDKMEEKLRTSYNKIDWPQVNQKIGVELKKIRLDSFITVYNVALSNIKIAKQELQDQHLKGIPDSHITICALDSARKVMEESLNQLKAVKEKKIIKL
- a CDS encoding type IX secretion system membrane protein PorP/SprF, with translation MKKVLLILLLLNSVCAAVAQQRPHYTQYILNNYILNPALSGIENYTDLKISGRDQWVGFSGAPQTAYMTVHTALGKKDLRTNATSYDIPGVNPRGQAYWETYEAAAPHHGVGLTIVNDKTGNFNRFTSYATYAYHLGLSPKTNLSAGFSAGITNITFDASKADFGNGASDPAIGNANSEIGKIKPDIGFGLWLYSSNYFIGLSAQQIIPQKLAFVDDATMQTTGKLIPHTFFTAGYRFLMGPDVNAVPSIMVKYINGAFKNNYQAEINLKMQYRDLMWLGGSYRQFDGYAAMAGLNVGNTFNVGYAYDFTKTEIDTYSNGTHELVIGFIIGNKYSEKCPRCLW
- a CDS encoding PKD domain-containing protein, translating into MKRLTLLCTLVYCLTIGQKSHAQDFSNKGKDFWVAYGYHQVMVANNVQEMVLYFSTEAVTTVTVSIPGNGYTQTFSNIPANTVFTTPALPKFGAQDARLINETGLPENKGIHIVADKPIVAYAHIYNSSVSGATILFPTNTLGKEYYSINYDNVSNTGQANCWFYVVACDTGTTTVEITPSANTLTKPAGVPFTVNLTQGQTYNMMGQLLTNTNPFRGVDLTGSSIRSIDVGNGCKRIGVFSGSGRISLTCNGASSSSDNYMVQAFPKTAWGKRFLTAPTGGSSPNNFFRVCVSDPTTVVRLNGSILTGLVNNFYYQAGPTSSPNYIEADKPITVAQYLTSQGACNNSGQGDPEVIYLSPIEQNINKVLWNATPNFAINQHYINAIIPNTGTAISSLRLDGVPVSPVTIQPHPQLPGYSYLKQGVTAGQHTLQSDSGFNAIAYGYGPTESYGYNAGTNIKDLFQFITVQNQHATVSFPTACKSSPFFLSMVFPYQPTSLIWQFNGLFPNVSIPSPMFDSSWVVSGKTLYRYKLPTPYTINTVGTYPVRIVATNPTPDGCGNQQEIDFDLQVFENPTAEFAFTTDGCLTNPVLFRDSALNTQSRPITNYWWDFADAGAISTLQNPIHTFSAAGTYNVKHTIITDVGCISDTVSKPISISNPPVAGFTVAAPKCVGKLITFTNASTVPPGGVLSQWLWDFGDGNTANATNGNPQAHTYLTAGSYNVTLRVVTSSGCQSQLFSLPVVINVNPVAGFNFPGICLPVGAAQFTNTSVISDGTGSQLTYNWDFGDGNTSTQPNPLHNYSGTGPFTVTLTAISNNGCADDSVRILNTIFARPTASFTVDSIESCIGGTSDFTNASTAPGSSVTQWFWDFGDASTSTLQNPTHTYAGPGNYIVKLWINSAVGCRSDTMIKIITVLPLPTVNFTNGTPVCQFGNLSLNSTSVSNGGVINQYSWTVNTVPAGGNNASIVYVPVIAGPHMVNLTVTTDKGCSNQSSRSVTVNPKPVAAFNFPNICLPVGAAQFVNTTTISDGTGAQITYTWNFGDGNTSTQTNPLHNYSGTGPFTVTLIATSNNGCIDNSVRVVNTVYAEPQAAFNSLPEVCLGNSISFTDQSTAANATVNSWQWDFGDGNTSTVQNPSHTYAAAGSYTVTLKVGTDKGCQTVALIATRTVIVNPLPIPAYNTSAPLCQTRGITFTDISNANAGVLTTWRWNFGDGSTSILTTGTPFTHTYANAGTYPTTLQVETNKGCVSTVLMRDVVINNRPKAGFVAPEICLTDPFAPFLDTSSIAAGSITGWDWNFGDPNANAGNPNTSTVQNPSHRYTVVGVYTATLVSTSAAGCKDTIAQTFTVNGSIPVAGFAVSNPNILCSNKTVTITDGSTVDFGNLIKVEIYWDFANDPTIKTTASNPVSGATYTHTYPEFGTPFTKTYTVRYVVYSGINCVNTTTKTITVLATPTVVFNPVNAICDNLPSFNISQATITNGLPGTGVFTGTGVTSGGSFDPAAAGPGPHTITYTYTGTNTCVNSATQTITVNPSPNANAGPDKFVLEGGVVTLTPTLFTGMQVSYTWTPTTYLSSANIANAIVQNPLDDITYTLKVTTDQGCFDTDDVFVKVLKAPVVPNAFSPNGDGTHDKWDITFLESYPGCVIDVYNRYGQLVYHTVNYPVPWDGKINGRDAPVGTYYYIINPKNGRKPLTGYVDIIR